ttgcattttgattaaacaggttaatttggattgaggtttcatcgtgacgaccaaatcctctgaccctggatttgggggcgttacacttgTGGTACCATTTCCTTCTCCTCTTTTGTTTATTCAACAACAGAAAGAACCAAGTACATGCAGAGTCCCCATAGGTGAATAATACTAAGGCAAAGGCGGCATCAGTAAGTCACCACAAACCCCCTTTAAGTCGCCATAGGAATTCAAGAATAAGCACTCTAATCGCCACAGGTGTGTTCAAAAATTACTCCAAGGCAGATTGTACACTGCAGGGGTTTCATTCTTGGTCGCCAtagaaaatgaattttagaaaataattacaAGGCAACAGCTCACCTCTCTATTGTGGTCGCCATACATATTATTCTTGCAAGCTTGTCAAATTTAAATATGTGGACATGGTTAAGCCACATATACAGTCATTATCTCTCCTACATTCTACCTTCTACAAAAACAAAATTTACAGCAGATTGCAAAAAAAGCACTTCTCAGCAAACACTCTATCGAAGCTCTGCAGAATTTTTTCTTGGAGAGTTggttgatttcatttattgaaattaaggagggaagtgctgcccaatttgttccacaccaattgaagccttacaaacttgtaacactcattatttaaagctctcttcattgtatttaatatcttttgatagaagctttaaattcttagagtgatagatagaaccctagattgatagatattattttggttctctctatatttgttgcttcgaattatttatatttggagttgtaagcaaacctttacggtttaatttcttaataataagaattattctgtgaatctcttagtgtttgtttatttcattttcgaggtttattttccgctgtaattaattaatgaaaaatgaagaacatacattcaccccccctctatatgtacatttggacctaacaattggtatcgaagcttgttgatcgatatacagatctgatccgttagattagcaagttttgttgttgattttggttgtacggAGTTTGGGAGTGCTTTCGGTGTGTAGAGCTGGTTTGGGTTTATTGGTTTTGACTTAATTGGTTTGGTATTGTTGACTGACTGGGTTATCATATTTTGAGATGGTTTATTGCAAATTTTTCTCAGATCTGAAAAGATGAGTTCTCAGAAAGTTAGTAGTATCAAGGTTCCTCAGTTTGATAAACCGAGATATaatctatggaaaaagaaaatgctaTTGTATATTCGGGCATCGAGTCCAGAGTATATGAGAGTATTGAGAGAAGGAAGACATGTGCCGATGAAGGATCATCTGGAGTTGCCTAATATGAAAATATCATGTCCTGAAGCAGAATGGAGTGCTCGTGACAAAAAACTGATAGCTCTCGATGAAGGCCTGCGGCTTATTTTggtggattcgatggatgatgatatgaGTCACCAAATTATGGTCTGTGATAGTGCCAAGCACATCTGGGAGACCATACAACTGCTTATGGAGGGAACTGAGGATGTCAGGCAGAATCGATTATATATCTTGACTTCACAATATGAGGCCTTTAAGTCCTTGCCTGGAGAAAGTATTACTCAAGTCTTTGAAAGATTGAACAAGTTGTTAAACAAATTGAGTATTCATGGCAAGACTTATCCTAAGAGAGAAGTCAACAGGAAGTTTATATTAGTCCTACCTCATCACTTAGAGAATAAGGCTTCATTTGTTCGTGAGCGTGTTGACTTTGAAACCATGACACTTGAGAAATTGTATGGTAAACAGAAGACTCATAAAATGGAGCATGAACAAATGAAGATCATCTATGGTGGTGGTACAGTTGATAGAAAGAATGTTTAACTACTCAAGACAACTGCACTTGTAGCCAGTGGAATCAAAGAGCTTGACATTACTGCTGAAAAGCCTAAGTCTAAAGCTGAAACACTCTTTGAAGCTGAGATGGATGATGGAAACCTCTCTGGGAGTTGCAAAGCATGGAAGATCCTACTATGGCCAACTTAGCTGGGATGGGATGTTCAATAACATCAGGTTTAGAAGGAAGCAAGGCTTTAGGGGTTCTAGAAACAGCAACCGTGGTCAGAGGTCAAGTTCATCTTTTGGATCAGGTTACAAGACAGGGATGGAAGACAGAAGTAAGTTCATGTGCTACAGTTTTGATGAGGTTGGGTACTTTGTCACTGAGTGTAGAAAGTCTCAGCAAGGAAAGGATAAAGGCAAAGCTTATCAGAAGAAGGACTCCGGTAAGTTAAGGAAGTATCCAGTGAAATCGTACGTAGCTGAAGGGAAAAGCTGGGATGACACCgatgatgaagaagagcaatATGGAAATCTAGCATTGATGGTAAAATCTTCTTCTCAGGTAACATTTCCAACTATTCATGCTTTACCTCCAGATAACTTGTGTGAGAATGAACAATGTGTCGCTTTCAGGCAGACTGTCCTAGTGTATGTAAATGTTGTTTCTCATCATTATATTAAGGCATGATGCACTACAAATGAATGCATTGAACAACATGATATCATAAAAAAAGTGTATAAAAATGTTAGTACTACACTAAGATGTACTCTGCTTGATGTCGAAGACCTTAAAGTAGAACTGaagaaagttaaagatgaaaatgataagttagttctagatagggtcagtgttgagaatattaagcaaaccaataaatatttagagcttaagattACTAAGCACCTTGAGACAGAAGAAAAGCTAAGGAACAAGAATGcagaattagaaactaaattgcATGCTTTTACTGATTCTGCAAATCTTGCTAAGAAGCTCATAGCTGATCAAGAAGTAGGTGGAAAGGTTGGAATAGGTCTAGACTACGACGAACTTAGAAAAGCTTCTAAGAAACGAGTAGTTGAAAATGACCCTGTAAAGAAAGTTGTTAATTCCCCTGATACACCTCATATTCTTAAGGAAACTAAGAAGCCTCTATTTAAGAAAGCTACTATTGACccctttgatgaagataatctttaaattcatcatgagatgcttgttgaggatctcgagctctcaaggaggaaaaaggtaaagaaACCTATGTTTGTTGCTAGTGACTCTGACTTATCTTTTCCCAAactaggttttacttccaagaaatggcaggataggaactaatggccctaggaagttatgtaataactgtggttctgctggtcaccttactcatgcttATAATAAGGTTAAAGTAAAGAATGTTAAGAATGcttatgtgcataacatgcctaacatgcctaaagTTTTTAAGTGTGATAAATCTATTTGCATTCCATATGTAGTATCTTTCATGCACAAttatcttgattccacacactcacataataaatctcatgatcatgataagcatgttagtaagaacactggtagatcaaggactgtaagccctcctaaagctagaaaagttgcacctgtcaccaagcccaagagcaagtctgttggtgcttctaaaagtgacaaggaaacagtcaatgataaagcaaaaacggttaagcctgtcaattctgtgaagagaaatgttatatattcaaatgcttctaagtcttctggacccaacttagtttgggtaccaaagaaaacttaatcacttttgttttcagggcattaagcagaagaaggtcatgtggatttcggacagtggatgttcaaggcatatgactggagatagagccttgctatcaaaggtggttgagaaagttggcacagtggttacttttggagatgataacaaaggttatactacgggatatggctgtttggaaattggcaatgtcattattgaagaaatctctctggttgaaggtcttatgCATAATCTCCTCAGTATTAGTCAATTATGTGACAAAGGATGTGAAGTTTTGTTCAAGAAGGAGAAGTGCTCGATCTCTAATCAAAAGAATGAGAAGCTGACTCTCAATGGAGTTAGAAAGGGTGATTTATTCGTAGCTGACTGAAATTCTGCAGATGGTCAAGTAATGTGTTTCTATAGTAAAGCCTCTCCAGATGAAAGTtagttatggcataagaagctctcccacttgaacttcaagaccataaattctttggttaagagggaattggtgagaggattTCTCAAGATGGAATTCAGtcctgatggactttgtgaagcatgtgagaagggaaagtcaaagagggcatcacacaagaagaagacaatgactgacatcattgaaccactacaactccttcacatggatttgtttggtcctgtcaacgtcatgtctatgtcaagaaagaaatatggcttagtgattgttgatgactattccagataCACGTGGGTGTTATTCTTACATTCAAAGGATCAAGCACGTGATTTGATTATTGACcacatcaacaagattgagttagaagTTGGAGTGTCTGTGCGAACAATCAGATcagacaatggaacagaattcaaaaatgcaaagcTGAATGATTTCTGTGTCGAGAAGGGCATATCAAGACAGTTTTCGGCACCAAGGACtctacaacaaaatggagtggttgaaaggaaaaatcgaacattggttgaagctgcaaggactatgcttaatgaagtcaatcttcctacctacttttgggctgaagcagttaacactgcatgctacactcaaaacagaaccctgatcaacaagatGTACGAGAAGACCCCTTacgagttaatggccaacaagaaaccaTCAGTGAAATACTTTCACGTGATTGGAGGAAAGTGCTTTGTGCTTAAGGACGATGATCATCTTGGTAAGTTTGATGCTAAAGATGAAGAAGGTATCTTTCTAGGCTATTCTCTGGAGTCAAAGGCTTATAGGGTGTATGTGATTAGTGATCAAAAGGTTGTaaaaagccttaatgtaacatttgatgACACCAAGCTCTCAAGTATTCAGAAAGAAGATGATAGTGATAATCTTGATGTTGAGGAttttctgatggagaagatgaaccTGAAGTTGTTCCAGACAACAATGATAATGGCAATGATCCTGATGATCATAATTCTGATGTAGATTCTGAAGGCAATGGTCATGAGACAAGTCACACTATCTCAGGGACTAGTCCTCAAGCTTCAGATTCTGGAGATCAAGCTGgaaacaactcagggggagcagaacAAGGAGAAGAACAAGAATCCAGTAGTCAGACACAACACGATT
This genomic interval from Apium graveolens cultivar Ventura chromosome 8, ASM990537v1, whole genome shotgun sequence contains the following:
- the LOC141680098 gene encoding uncharacterized protein LOC141680098; protein product: MSSQKVSSIKVPQFDKPRYNLWKKKMLLYIRASSPEYMRVLREGRHVPMKDHLELPNMKISCPEAEWSARDKKLIALDEGLRLILVDSMDDDMSHQIMVCDSAKHIWETIQLLMEGTEDVRQNRLYILTSQYEAFKSLPGESITQVFERLNKLLNKLSIHGKTYPKREVNRKFILVLPHHLENKASFVRERVDFETMTLEKLYGKQKTHKMEHEQMKIIYGGGTVDRKNV